Below is a genomic region from Methanococcus vannielii SB.
AAGAGATTATCGAGTCAGCAGTACCTGTATCTGTAAGCATTCGTGATGTCGTGAAACGAGGTATTCGGGCTTTGGATGTCAAGATCAATGTTCCCGAACACGAACACTCACGAACATATTTTGAACTTATCGATATTATAAAAGATGCTAAGCTACCTAAAGACATAGAACTGAGTGCACTTGATATTTTTTCAAAAATGGCTGAAGCTGAAGCACATGTTCATGGTAAAGACGATCTTGAAAAAGTACATTTTCACGAAGTTGGGCAAAATGATGCACTTGCAGATGTTATCGGTTCATCAGCAGCTATTTATGCACTCAAATGCGATTCGGTTTATTGTATGCCGATAAACGTCGGAAGCGGAACTGTAAGATGTGCACATGGTAATTTACCAGTACCTGCACCGGCTACGTTTGAAATACTGAAAACTGGAAAACTCTACTTTAAAGGCGGAACTGATGAAAAAGAACTTCTAACACCAACTGGTGCTGCCATACTTTCTCATTTCACAAAACCAATAGAAATGTTTCCATCCTGTGTTGTATGTTCTATTGGTTATGGTGCAGGAGATATCGAGCTCGATGGTCCAAACGTGCTTCAAGGCATAATAATTGAACAAAATATACCACTTCATAATCATGTACATGAGTAAACGGGATAATTTTACAATATGACTAATGAGGATGATTCAAATGAGTAAATACGTGCTAGTGATATCAGCAAGTCCAAGAAAAGGTGGAAATTCCGACTTACTATGCGACCAGTTTATAACTGGGGCAAAAGAAGCCGGCAACCTTGTAGAAAAGATATTCATATGCGATAAAAAAATTAATTACTGTACTGGCTGTGGTACGTGCTTTGGAACGAAAACTTGTCCACAAAATGATGATATGGGCGAAATACTTGATAAAATGGTTGACGTGGACGCAATTGTAATGGCGACGCCGGTTTACTTCTACACGATGAATGGTCAAATGAAAACATTGATCGACAGAACATGTGCTAGATACACAGAAATTAACAATAAGGAATTTTACTTCATTGTAGCGGCTGCTGACAACAGTAAACATGCAATGGAACGAACATTTGAAGGATTTCAGGCATTCTTATCATGTCTTGACGGTGCAGTAGAAAAAGGGCGTATCTATGGAACAGGTGCTTGGAATATCGGAGACATTGTCGAAACTGATGCAATGACTCAGGCATACGAAATGGGCAGATCAATATAATTCAATAAGTGTTTATCTACATATAAAACGTTATTTTTACAAAAATTATCCGAAAAACAAGAATAAACAGAAATTAGCATTGATTGAACGGTCAATCAGATAAACTCAGGTGGGTAAACATGTTATACAGAACAAATCCTAAAAATGGCGATAAACTTTCGATACTTGGTTTTGGTGCTATGAGGCTACCATCAAAAGAGGATGGTGGCATTGACGAAGATAAAGCGATACACATGGTTCGCTATGCAATCGATAATGGGGTAAATTTCGTAGATACCGCATGGCCATACCATATGGGTGAAAGTGAGCCGTTTTTAGCCCGTGCACTTGTTAATGGGTATAGGGAAAAAGTTAAATTGTCAACAAAACTGCCAACGTGGGCGGTAAATGGTAGGGAAGATATGGATAACTTCCTAAACGCACAGCTTGAAAAACTGAATACTGAC
It encodes:
- a CDS encoding flavodoxin family protein, with product MSKYVLVISASPRKGGNSDLLCDQFITGAKEAGNLVEKIFICDKKINYCTGCGTCFGTKTCPQNDDMGEILDKMVDVDAIVMATPVYFYTMNGQMKTLIDRTCARYTEINNKEFYFIVAAADNSKHAMERTFEGFQAFLSCLDGAVEKGRIYGTGAWNIGDIVETDAMTQAYEMGRSI